The DNA sequence TGGGATTTTCGATGTCATAAACTGTTTGTTTGGGAGACAATAGCTTGAAGGATCTAACATTAGGCTTCATCTTTTGGGTAGTCTTTATGATAACCAGAAACATAGCACAATACACAATAATCATTCCTACTAATATTGCAAGATCAATCCACTTTGAGAGTTTGAGTAACTCATGTTTGTTTATCATGTGTCCGTCACAATCTCTTCACCTATAATGTACTTGTAGTGGTttacatgaaaatttgaaaaatcttGCAAGTTGTAGaagtttatataaaaaaaaaaattacagtTACATATAAAGCATTTTCAGTTGTTGTAATCGTCTAAGTGTCAATtgatttatttatgtaatttgtCCTGCATAGAGTGGTACATATAATTAAAAAGGCCACGTCTCTTGTGGCTacatttattatataataactTTTGGTGGCTAAGAATTGACTAACTAATGAACAGAAGACATATGGCATTGCTTAATGTTATAGTTATTGTACATTTTACTGCTAATAAATTTGGTTGCggatatttgaaaatttttaaatgcaTAAGTATTTTCGAAATGAATAAAAGTTCAGTTTGAGTAAATAGCTTAATTAAgcttcttttaaaaaaataatttaaataataaatgattatattaaaagtaatttataaataaattattttgtgtttaaatttttaactttaaaagtatttattttatagaaatgtgataaaaaaatattagtattataagagaagttatttttttaaattctctaTAAATTCTTAAATAGCTTTTTAGAAAAcaataatttgattttaaaaattgtatcagatattaatactactacttttcataaattaaaaattaaaaaaaatacttttaaaactttttaaatgAACTTAAATTATAAGTGCaaaagtaattttatttttctgtaaGTCCTCCCTTGTAAAGAGTTGTCAATCCAGATTGTATCTTCTTGGAGCTGAACTCGACTGGAATTGGCCTGGATGGAGAGgcctcaatttttttatttgtttaattatgTAAATCAAACACTCTCCAAGCATTTACCTTGTTGCATtattaaaaaaccaaaaataatctTTTTCTCTTGGTATTACAATGGGCCGGAGTCCAAAAGAAAGAATAttagattttgaaaacaaaaaaaaaaacacagaaAAGAAGAAACGACATTAAACCGAACTACAATAGGCCTGGGCTAGATTTTTGTTTATATTCTTAACAGttacatataatataaaattaaattcaacataattttgaaaGGTGTCATACAAGCTCCACATGCAAAGGAGTAGCATTGGGATTTTCGACGACATAAATTGTTTGTTTGGGAGACCTCAGCTTGAAGGATCCAACAATAGGCTTCACCTTCTCAGTAATCTTTATGATAACCAAAAACATAACACGATACACACCAATCATCCCTACTAATATTGCAAGATCAACCCACTTTGAGTAACTCATGTCCGTTTGCCACGTGTCCCTCATAATCTCTTCACCCGTAATGTACTTGTGTGATGAGCCTCCATGGAATTTCAAGCCTTGATATTCGTTCTTGAACAATCCTTGGAATGCATAAGTGTGGAACGCTATGTAATGCAAAGGGTATCTCCAAAATGGCTTAGGAATGGTGCTTGGCAGTTTGAAGAAGCCAGCAACTAAGATCATGATGCCTTGGATTCCAGAGCCGGTTATGATTCCCATTAGGTAGTTTGGAACCACGCTTGCAACTATCATCATGAGGCTCTCCACTAACATGAGGCAAGAAAATAGAACACAAATGAAGTAAAGAAAGTGGTCGTATCTACTCTGAAGACCAGGGAGGTAGTATGCTATAGCTCCCGGAATGAAAGAAACTATCAACACAAATGGGATGGCTGATAAGGTGTTTCCTATGACAAACGCAGTCACACCATAATGCCCATTTAGCCTTTCTCTTTCGAATACCTTCATATCTTCCACAAAGGAAGGGAATCCACCAATGCTCATGAAAGTTATGAAAGTGGATACAAATGCAAGAAGTGACCCTCTATCctgaaataataattaatagttATATCAAAACTGGAAgcaaaattaatccttgaaacaTTACATAGAGGTAAACTTTAAGTCTACGTTTAGTTcggagaataaaataaaataagatactaaaaataaaatataaaaataaaaatatatttatattttgtttggttataaattaaaataaattataaaaatttaattttttattaaaaaaattcaaaaaaatataataataataataaaagaattttctgagaaatactaaaataattattattttttttatttgaaaaatatacgctctttttttttataacttttaaaaaattcctctttaatctattttaaattttttttattaactaacattaacttttatctatttttaccaaaaaataaggtattttgtaataaaaaataatttttcgtgagtaaattttatttactaaaatattctttaacaaattatttttttattggttaaattgtatttttatgaaaatatttttttaaaattttttaatgattaaataattttttttctaaaatacccttccataattataaaaattaataaaaataataaattatattttttattaatgactctgtatttatttttgtcaaaatggatacaaaatatactaattcaATATTTATAGACACAATATATCTATACATGTCTTATTTACCAAATACAATTTTGTGTAGTCAAAACAAAAATGATTTTATATTTCTGTGTTCCAGTCTCAATGTTCCATGCCCGTAAACAAACTTAGGCTAGCTAATGTTGGTCTTACCTTAATTGAAGCATAACTTGTGTCTAAATGATAGAAGATAGTGGCTAAACTTATAGCCAAGGCAATATATATAGCAAGGCGCAGCCAATAATAGCCTAGATCGCGGGACATGTTCACAAATGATCTTTTTGTAAGAACAATGCACTGCCTAAGGAAGCTTGCATGTCCTCTCTTCTTCTCTACGGACCTAATTTCCTGAAATCAATAAACATTGGATTTTGGTTGCTACTATATACTATTGAACAATAAACTATGACATCTATTCACTTCGATTGAACAATACCATTTTAGATATGGCAGTTACTTCCGTTTCAACTTGTTCGTTTATTTCTGAGGCTTTGTATGCGTTCACAAGGATTCCAATTGCTGCTTCTGCCGGTAATGCTCCTCCACTCGTCCCGGCTAAACCTACCTCCATTTCCTACCATATTATATAATTCACTTTTTAATTTAGACGTGGAAGAAGAAATGGTGCAGGACGCAGTTATGAGAGTGTATAAGTGCTTTACACAACTTGGTgttaaaagaacaaaaattgGATTGTCTAATTTTTAGGTACACAAATTGGAGGGTCGGATTATCTTCgccaaaatttaaattttctctTTCACACTAATCAGATTCGTAgacttaattttttatacaaagAAATCAGATCCTTGATTCAGAAAAAACTGTCCCACATTCATGTCTAGCACCTACATCCTCCACAACCACGCACAACACACACATACTTCTCATATCCAAAAAAATGAACCTATATAATTAAGTATCtcattaagaaaattaaaacaataagaacaaacttaaaataaagAGTAATTAGCATTTACCTGATCAAAGTCCTTGTTTATAGTTTTCAATAAGTGATCAGATGGATTTTGAAGAGCGGGACAAGGAAAACCATTTGAAGCGAAGAACTGCACTCACTCAAAATCAATAGTTAATTAGCAAAAAAAACATTATAGTcgtttagttagttagtttattAGTAACCTGAATTGCAGCAGAAGCAGGTCCAAAGTAAACTGTTTTGCCAGCAGAGAGCAAACAGAGATTATCAAAGAATTGGAAAACTTCAGCACTTGGCTGATGGATTGATGCAATAACTGTCCTTTGAATGCCATCTTTATGATCGAGGGATTTAATTCTTTTCATGACATAGTAAGAGGCAGCACTGTCAAGTCCACTTGTTGGTTCATCAAGAAACAAGAGCCTTGGGCGTGTTAATATCTCAATGCAGATGCTTACACGTCTCTTCTGACCACCGCTGATTCCTTTGCAACCCCAGCCACCAATTCTAGTGTTGATGGCATCTTGCAAACCCATCTCTCTTATTGTGAACTCTgctctctctttcttctctgCCTTTGACATCGAATCAGGCAACTGAAGCTGAGCTGAATAGTACACTGCTTCTCTCACTGTTAATGATGTTATTAAGCTATCATCTTGTGTCACGTATGCCTATATAAATGCACACAAGGACTAATAATAATTAGAAGAAGCTGAATTTTATCATGCTGTTGAAACTAATTAATAAGGATTTAAGATTTTGTACCGTGCTTCCATAAGCCAGTGATTGTTTGTGACCATTGACAAGAATCTCTCCAGTTTGTCTTGTGTTTGAACCCAATCTACCTGAATTATTATGAATTTCAAGATGTGGATCAAGTGTAAAAACATACCTTtagtggtttttttttttttttcaaaaaatcatgaTATTTAGTAGTCATTCATTTTTCTTATAAATAAATACTATCTttgacaaaagaaaaatgaattttctttatttatataatagTGTTATGGTTCTATTATTGAAATTGATGGGGCTAttttattagttaataataatatagaatTTTACGCTCTCAATACATATAAAACTAATTCATGTGAAAAatgtaaatatattttatcaatgacttaaaatttttaatgaaaaagttTCCTTGTTTAATTAAAGTAAAGATGATGAGTAAAAGAATTTATGaagatatataattaattaatgagtaataagtaataactcaaatctattttcaaaaaaattttagttttggttgaaattttaattcttaatataactttaatcataaaattaatttttaatattttattttgttatacaAATCAActcatatattaaaaatttagtataaAATTAGGTAAATCTATCTGTATAACTATGTAATAAAGATGCATTAActtttatgaattttaaaattttcagacAAATAATTCTTTGTATATATAAACCAACATATAATATGATGTAAAATTGatttgtttaataaaataaaaatttggtgagtaatttattgattaaaatttatttaaaataaaaatatcttgaTTAAAAATTTCTTATTAGTGACTTGATGAAGGGTATTACTACTCTTAAATCTTAActaattttgttatatataCCTGCTAAAGTATCAAGAAGTGTTGACTTGCCACAACCAGAAGGACCCATAATGGCCAAGAGCTGACCCGGTTTGGCATAACCGGTTAGCCCCTGAAGGATAGCTTTGGTCCCTCTCTTCCCCATGGAAGCATTCACCCAAAGATCCTTCCATGTCAAACAGATAGGATTGCTCTTCTCTTCTCCATTGCTCTTTCTTGAAGCCTCCTCCATATGTGCCACAGCactagtagtagtagtagtagtagtgaTGGTCTCATCGTGATGAATCTCTGGAACAATTGAATTGTTGGGTTTGGCTTCAGAATATGGAAGAGGGTGATGATGAAGAGAAGCCATCAACTATTATTTGAGAGTAATGAGTAAGATAGGAACTAAAAATAATACTAGTAGGAATGGCTCCGATCTCtgcataataatttttatgGAATCGTAACAACTTATATAGACACTCTTCGTACGTGGTTTCTCactttataatatataataaaaagtttttactttttttttatgtattcagtagtgtaaatataaaaagatattttttaataatttttaataaaatttatttttgatagtgttattacaaaatatttttatgcgtacatctaattatataatattatgtcaattaaagtaattactttttatattaaatgagtaaataattataaaaaatataattaaacaaatatattaataaaatgtATAATATTGTTGGTACATTtaaattaaactattttaaataaaatattttttcataatatttttaaaatgttataaatacttttaacaagatttataaaattttggtgaaaatgaTTGATGTGCctagaaatatttttcttgtggTGAACAGGGACGGATTTAAAGGGTAAGTAATGGTCTTGtttttctaataaattttaaacttttctTTATTTCATATTAAAGATAAGGTGATTCAAATTCGTGATCTCTTAGGTGAGTATAGGAAGACTATGCTAtttgagttataatttattggcaacaaattttaaattcatatattattataataaatgcATTGTATAGAGTAAAATTTAATAGtgtaataatagtaaaaaaaagtTAGTATTCTTTATGTATTAGAGTTCAAAATTTTCTACAGacatttatattatttgtatttttttaaattaattttaacatttataattatataaaaaatattttaatattatttataataatattattctttttttaattttatttagttttttttattaatttttatttctattattatataaaaatactttaaaatattttaaattcacataataaaattattagtgcaattaatttatattattttatgttatattttttaataatataaaacataatgaattatatttatattattttatgttatattttttaataatataaaacataaaaatataatttattgtcACATAAATAcgtaataaaataaattaattaacaaaatatttaaaaatagatttttttatattttattagataaaatcataaaaaattataaaaaattataaagattgagataattcttttatttgacaaatatttattaatttttagatttttttatattttattagataaaatcataaaaaattataaaaaattataaagattgagataattcttttatttgacaaatatttattaatttttaattaaaaaattaattataattatatctattattaaatatataatcttatatttaattatacaatattttaatttttgaccCCTTCATTTTTATATTCCTAAATCTATCTTTTATAGTGAAAATTTATGTGTATAAAgacatttttatataaaatttatagtcgaaaattgttaattatataatttgactaaattattattatctaacaattatcaactatcaattttatataaaattacttGTACTTGGTTTTATCTTTTCATTAACTAACTTATGACAAAATGCAAATAGCCAAATATATATCACATTCTTAAATAGTTATTATttcgaagaaaaaaaaaacatatgcCTACGGGTCCATATAAACGCCCTCCTCTTTTAATTCCTTTCTTCCTTCGGGTCCAGTTTTAATTCTGTATGCAAAAAGGAAGGAGACTGAGATGGAGGAGAGGGGGTTGGGAACATATTTATCTCGTGCATGTTGCTGATCTGATGTCACATGTAACATGCATGCACAAAACTATATAATAATAAGCATTTATTATGAAGACAAGGAGAGCCAAACCGTATTCTGTGGCTGTTAAATGGAAACTGGTGTCTTCTCCACATATATATGATACTATTATTGGCTAAATTTTTTTAGAGAAGTACTAGGGTCAATAACTTTTATGATTTATAGTTATTAAAGAGTcattaatgatatttttaatggtgtgaaatttcatctaatagtataaaattattctattttcttttattaattacatGCTggtcaaaatttaataaaattgctagtccctatacttttctatttttttatatatatatatgcagcAAATTGGCGGAAAATGCATACTTACTGAAAAAGttggtatttttttaatatgaaattgatttttttaaaaatggttACCAAACAAATCGAACgatcaaatatattaaaaaaatattaaaatctaaaaatttgattttggtGAGATACATAATTTTAAGAATCAGATTTGTTATTTGtgtattaaaaatttcaaaaaaattaaaatatacaaatctaagaattaaatttatattttaagtgaTAAATCTAATATTCTAATTTTTGTTAGTTCTCCGCATCCTGATGTCAATAACATTGTAAAATACCATcttctttttaatattaaaaataaaaaacgacTATTATTTGTatgtttaaatttaattcatattatatttttgagcaatgctaggggccagcaatttttgtgattgttagctaTTAATTAgtcatcaatgatgatttgatggtgtgagatgggtgtgaaatttcatccaatgactcaccttcctctgctggttacatgctggccaaaattcaataaaactgctgccccctagacttttcctatatttttatatattgattGATATAGTCATATAGGGGAGCCACGTATCCAAATTGAAGTTTCTAAAATCCAAAGTCATCATTATCAGCGCAACGTGACAATTACAGTATTAACTATTAAACAACCCTTACTTTGTCGGGATGTGGATATGCTCAAAAAAGTAGAGGAGGAAGAATGAAGACGTAGTGCATCTTGAGAATCATTGTCATGGTTTACTCTTATAGATGTTGCAATtaatttagtttagttttttcAAATATCAAATTGAGTTAGTGTTATATGAGATTTAAATTTCAGacacttatttaatttaaatagcagatcaaaattttatttaaaaatttattgttagtcaatgaattattatatgtataaaGTGAAATTCGAATACTCGATATTTACTTAAACAGACTACTAGTGATATTAATAGTTGATATAATGATATTAATAGTCTGTTAACAGTATCAAACACTAAGCAGGTTGGTGAAAATAAGACCAAATTGTGGAACACataatttcaaaagaaaaaataagacCATACATTACTATTTATATGGCAAAATTTTAATACAAAGTATATTTTGTGGAACACAACTATAAAAGGGATATCCAAACCCCTGCTGATTATCTCTGGGTATATGGGAAAGATCACCTTCACAGCCATATAAGTTAAAGACTAAATTTAATCAATACTGTGTGTGCGTTTGGAaagttttaaaagtaattttttaagttttttatttataaaaagtaTTAGTATTAATgtttaattcaaaattaaattataattttctaaaaaattatttaaaaatttataaaaaaattataaaaaataactttttttataatattattattttttatcatatttctataaaataaatatttttaaaattaaaaactcaaacataaaataatttatttataaaatatttttaatataattatttattatttaaattattttgtcaaaataaatttaattaagttgtttATCTAAACTGGACTTATATATCTCCATATTTTCCACAATAATAAGCACATACATGACCCGTTGAAGACGTCTTCAAGTATAGTGATGTAGCATACGATTTGTACAAATCTAAAAGGACATTGAAATTAATTGCACCCAACTGCGCAGGAGAGGTTGCTGAATTTTTCATTGAAAGTTCCATTAAAAGTTGTTACTTGTTAGAGGGATAAAGGGTTGCGTTCTCACTTAAGAAAGTTTCTGTTAATGTATTCGGAAAGGTtggataataaaaagaaatagcTAATTAACAATAATCggaatttatcttattttaataatatttattaataatttataaataataaataaaataaattaaaattttttgtctctctaatattattattttgttttcataAATAATCATTGTTCTTCttattttgtgaatttctcGTTTCTTCATTATTTAAAGTTGGTATATTTAAATAGAGTTAAGAATTTGTTTGAATgtgattaaattattaaaaaaattgtaatgagatttttttaatgtatttaataaaattttgataataaaaataaaaatattatttttttgttaaaagctataatttatatttttacttaaaaaatatttttaatataataaataaaattattttttatattattgtatttaaatataattattaaataaaaagatatttttatatgagatatttaaatatatttttttaaaaaaaaattttagtagaAATTCAtccataaataaataaattatgtttTTAAAGAATAagttaaaaaagataaatatttaagtacaattagaatttattatttttaacaatcACTTTTAGTCATTAATTCAATTTCTTTAGTCTAGTAATCTATGATGTATAGACACCAACACAGATACAGGACATGATATGATACCGGTACGCAGAcacacaaatttaaaattcttataaGATACAGgaacacaatatatatatatataaaatataaagtattgtTTAGATAAATTGTagttatattttgatattttattgatattaaaaattaaattaatttttgtttatttttaatattttttaattatataaagtatttaaaatattttttgttttaataaataatatatactatttctaAACTCATCTTAAAAATGCATATTGAGAATAAGGTTGGACACGTTGACACATGATGGTATTTAGATGTGTCCAAACATGTTtagacaaaaattttaattttttattaaaacacgATTAGCCACATAAAACACACGTGTCAGAAAGTGTCggcaaataaaaaaaaatgatgttGCTTCATAACTAGTAATTCAACAACATACTATTAGCACATATTTTTAAACATTGATAACTAACTGataaccaaaaataataaattctaataactttctagtattttaaaaaaaatcaacaaaaagattttaaaaaaaaaaactcacccaaataaattctaaattaaattaaccTATAACTCGTAACAAATGAAAAATCTAAAATTGTTTATTTGTAGTAGCATATCTTAAAAACACTTTTTCCCCtcacctaaaatcataaaatcatattaaatttatataaaatatatatattaaaatataaaataaatatataaaatatgtaaaaaaatatatatttataaaatattatttatatattaaaattaattattaaaattaattattttatatttaatttaatttaattttaatatatattttatattttaaatttttaatacatattttattctaataattaattttagtgtatatcTATCATTGTTAATATATTAATACAGAAATACATAATATACGAAATTGGTGGATAATTAAACGCGTTGCCACTTTATCAATGACACAACTTGAAATGGCATCTATGGATTCCATCTACTCATCCAGGGACATACCATTAATTATATGCGATAAATCTAATAACCACGATGAAATAAGAAATCAATTGCACCACCCAGTACGCACAGACAATAAAAATCAGTTAAAAGATATCTTATTTTACATttaagttaaattttaaaataatatttaaatttgtgtcatgcatcaaaatcatttttgagattttaattacattaattatatctataaatattaaaagcaagacagtaatttaaaaaaaatgatttattATTGAATGAGTTAAAAAACAATACAATATACAAAgttatatataaatactaaaaaatgaaaataataaaagccttataaatatataaatatactaaataattataattgatactAATTGATCTAATTCTAATTATACTCTAATATCCTTTTTTAAATTCAAGTGGGAGATAAAGATATCATCTTGAGTTTGGACACTAAAGTCCAAAAACGAGTAGGATAATGAGCCTTCGTGAAGATATCGCAATCTGAATCAGAATTTCAACGGCTACGAGACGAGCAACATCAATAAGAAGACGTTGCCGAACAAAATGacaatcaatttcaatgtg is a window from the Arachis stenosperma cultivar V10309 chromosome 3, arast.V10309.gnm1.PFL2, whole genome shotgun sequence genome containing:
- the LOC130968203 gene encoding ABC transporter G family member 1-like; this translates as MASLHHHPLPYSEAKPNNSIVPEIHHDETITTTTTTTSAVAHMEEASRKSNGEEKSNPICLTWKDLWVNASMGKRGTKAILQGLTGYAKPGQLLAIMGPSGCGKSTLLDTLAGRLGSNTRQTGEILVNGHKQSLAYGSTAYVTQDDSLITSLTVREAVYYSAQLQLPDSMSKAEKKERAEFTIREMGLQDAINTRIGGWGCKGISGGQKRRVSICIEILTRPRLLFLDEPTSGLDSAASYYVMKRIKSLDHKDGIQRTVIASIHQPSAEVFQFFDNLCLLSAGKTVYFGPASAAIQFFASNGFPCPALQNPSDHLLKTINKDFDQEMEVGLAGTSGGALPAEAAIGILVNAYKASEINEQVETEVTAISKMEIRSVEKKRGHASFLRQCIVLTKRSFVNMSRDLGYYWLRLAIYIALAISLATIFYHLDTSYASIKDRGSLLAFVSTFITFMSIGGFPSFVEDMKVFERERLNGHYGVTAFVIGNTLSAIPFVLIVSFIPGAIAYYLPGLQSRYDHFLYFICVLFSCLMLVESLMMIVASVVPNYLMGIITGSGIQGIMILVAGFFKLPSTIPKPFWRYPLHYIAFHTYAFQGLFKNEYQGLKFHGGSSHKYITGEEIMRDTWQTDMSYSKWVDLAILVGMIGVYRVMFLVIIKITEKVKPIVGSFKLRSPKQTIYVVENPNATPLHVELV